A genomic segment from Pseudomonas sp. S09G 359 encodes:
- a CDS encoding CerR family C-terminal domain-containing protein: MARHKPAAEGGYQRGEETRSRIIDAAVIVFGERGYDGASTRDIATAAGVNAPAIQYYFDGKEGVYLACVEHLITLLWRKMSETVEAAESALADANSGDPALIDASLGILGAVVSTIQDSPQTTAWRAFLDRHQAGLCPQSATLAFEERFKSRIARVIRQLIARLAGFALEDERTVIHSMALFTQGLAFRVQKPKLLEALKWTEVSQKEMELVRDVVLMQARFTLEGLVRQRDMRVP; this comes from the coding sequence ATGGCCCGACATAAACCTGCCGCAGAGGGTGGTTATCAGCGCGGTGAAGAAACCCGTTCGCGGATTATCGACGCCGCTGTAATCGTATTTGGCGAACGCGGCTACGACGGCGCCTCCACCCGCGATATCGCCACGGCCGCCGGGGTTAACGCGCCGGCGATCCAGTACTACTTCGATGGCAAGGAGGGCGTGTACCTGGCGTGCGTCGAGCACTTGATCACGCTGCTGTGGCGCAAGATGAGTGAAACCGTCGAGGCAGCCGAAAGCGCCTTGGCCGATGCCAACTCGGGCGATCCAGCGTTGATTGACGCCTCACTGGGCATTTTGGGCGCGGTGGTGTCGACCATCCAGGACAGCCCGCAGACCACGGCGTGGCGTGCCTTCCTGGATCGCCACCAGGCCGGCTTGTGCCCGCAAAGCGCGACGCTGGCGTTTGAGGAGCGGTTCAAATCCCGCATCGCCCGGGTGATCCGTCAGTTGATTGCGCGCCTGGCAGGCTTTGCCCTGGAGGACGAACGCACGGTGATTCACTCCATGGCGCTGTTCACCCAAGGCCTGGCCTTTCGAGTGCAGAAGCCCAAACTGCTCGAAGCGCTGAAGTGGACCGAGGTCAGCCAGAAGGAAATGGAATTGGTGCGGGATGTGGTGCTGATGCAGGCGCGGTTTACCCTGGAGGGGCTGGTCCGGCAGCGGGACATGCGGGTTCCCTGA